The genomic segment GCCAACGCCTCAACCCACGCCGGCCGTTGGGAGCGCAAGCGCTTCAAGCCCTTCGACCTCAAAGGCAAGACAGTCGGCATCGTCGGCCTTGGCCGCGTCGGCTCGGTCGTCGCCCAGCGTTTGCGCGCCTTCGAGATGCGCCTGCTCGGCTACGACCCCTACATCACGCGCGAACGCTTCACCCAGCTCGGCGTCGAGCCGGTCGACTACGAGACCTTGCTCGAAACGGCCGACATCGTCACGTTCCACGTTCCAGCCACCCCCGAAACCCACCACATGCTCAACGCCGCCGCCATTGCGCGCATGAAGCCCGGCGCGATCGTCATCAACGCTGCCCGTGGCGAAGTCGTCGACGTCGACGCCCTGGCCGACGCCCTCAAGCGCGGTCACCTGGCTGCCGCCGCGGTCGACGTCTTCCCCGAAGAGCCAGCCTACACCAGCCCGCTCTTCGGCCTGCCCAACGTCGTGCTCACCCCACACATCGGCGGATCAAGCAAAGAAGCGCTGGCGGCCATTGGCGACATCATCAGCACCACCACCTTGGCTGCCCTCCGCGGCGAGATCGTGCCCAACGCCGTCAACCTGCCAGCCGCATCCCTCCACGCCCCCGAACTCCAGCGGCTGACCCAGGTCGCCGAAGCCGCGGGCACCTTGATCGCCGTGCTCCAGCCCGAGCTGCCCAGCACCTTCCACGTGCTCGTCCGTGGCCAGGTGCCGCAGGACGTCGCCGAACACGTCACCGCCGTGGCCCTCAGCACCGCGCTCCGCCGCTGGTCCGATCGCCGCGTCACGCCCGTCAACGCCCGGCTCGTCGCCCAAGAGCTCGCCCTCGCCGTCAGCCTCCACTTCGATCCCACGGCTACGACCATCCCCGACTTCTCCATCGAAGTCGACGGCGAGACGCCCCACCGCGTCACCATCCGCTGGGACCGCAAAGATGCGGGGATCATGGAAGTCGACCGGTTCACGCTCGAACGACCGCTCGCCGGGCACATGCTCATCACCCACCACCGCGATCGCCCCGGCATCGTCGGCCGCATCGGCATGATCCTCGGCCGCTATGAGGTCAACATCGCGGGCATGCAGGTCGGCCGGCACCACCGTGGCGGCGACGCCATCATGGTACTGAACGTCGACGATCCCATTCCCGAAGAGGCGCTCGAGGAAATCCGGCAGATTCCCGATATCGCCACGGCCTACGTCGTCTCGCTGCCCCAGCCGCAGCCGCTGGTGACGACCCGCAGCGTCCGTGTGCTCACCTCCAGCGCCGACGACTGACGCCTAGCGTCGTGCGCCGGCCAGCACCTGGCGATAGAGCGCCAGCGTCTGCCGCGCGATCGCGTCCCAGCTGAACTGCTCCTCGACCCTGCGCCGGCCACGCTGCCCCATCTGCCGGCGCAGGGTCGAATCGACAACCAGCCGGTTGATCGCCTCCGCCAGCCCACGGGCAAACCCGTCCGGATCCACTGGCGTGAGCGTATCTGGATCGATCGTCACCGGCACCAGGATCCCCGTCTCACCGTCAACCACGACTTCCGGAATGCCGCCAACCGCCGACGCAACAACGGGCACCTCGCACGCCATCGCCTCAAGGTTTATCAGCCCGAACGGCTCGTAAATCGACGGACAGCAGAAGACCGCTGCATGCGAGTAGAGCTGCAGCAGTTCCTCCCGCGGCAGCATCGCCTGAATCCAGATCACGCCCGGCCGCGTTGCCTGCAGCGCCGCCACCTTGCTCGCGACCTCCTGCCCAATCTCCGGCGTATCGGGCTTGCCCGCGCAGAGGACGACCTGGATGCCCGGATCCAGATACGGCACGGCATCCAGCAAGTACGGGAGCCCCTTCTGTCGTGTCATCCGCCCGACGAACAGCACGTACGGCCGCCCCGGGTCAACGCCATAGCGCATGAGCGCCGCAGTCTCCTCGACCTTGTGGTAGACCGTCGGGTCAATGCCGTTGTGGATCACGTGGACGCGCTCCGGCGCAACGGCAAAGAGGCGCAGCACGTCCGCACGCGTCGCCGCCGACACCGCGATCACCGCATCAGCGTGCTCAATGCCCGTCCGCTCCATCCACGAACTCACCCGGTAGGCTGCCCCCAGCTGCTCGGCCTTCCAGGGGCGCAGCGGCTCGAGCGAGTGAATGGTCACGACCAGCGGCGTCTCCCACAGCAGCTTGGCGAGAAACCCCGCCAGGTCGGTGTACCAGGTGTGACAGTGGACAAGCTCGCCGAGCGGCCGATCCTTGACCATCAGCAACGTCCGCGAGAGCGCATCGAACGCGCCAGCAAAACGCGGATCCGCCGGACGTGCCACCGCCTCCCAGGCCGGATAACCCCGGACACGCAACCGCTCGGTCTCGAGTTGCTGGTCGCCAAAACAGCGGACTTCGACGGTGAGCAGACGAGACAGGGCCCGGGTTAGCTCCGCGACATGCACCCCGGCCCCACCATAGACATGGGGCGGATACTCGTTGGTGAAGAAGGTCACCGCACCTGGCGTCGACACAGATACCCCCTCGAGCACGATCGCCTTCTCGCGGCGATTGTACCCGAGGGGGCAGCAACGGACGCTACGAATTCCCGATCAGCACACCGGCCGCAAAGACCAGCGCCCCACCGACAATTACCTGGATAACCGACTTCAGCATCGGCATCTTGAAGAAGCGGTAACGGATCAGAGCAATCGCGATCAGCTCAACGCCCACGACGATGTACGCCGACACCAGCGCCAGGTGCAGCACCGGGATCAAGAAGGGCAACGTATGCAGGATACCGCCGACAAAGGTCGATGCCCCGGTAATCACGCCGCGCTGCACTGGCCCGCCACGCCCCGTCAGCTCCCCCGTGTCAGACAGCGCTTCCGCAAAGCCCATACTAATCGCCGCACCAACCGCCGCCGCAAGACCAACGACGAACGCCACATGCGGCCGACCAGTCGCATAGGCGCTGGCAAAGATCGGAGCAAGCGTCGAGACCGAGCCATCCATCAACCCGACGAGCGCCGGCTGCACCACCTGGAGGATGAACCGCTGCTCCAGTTCCGCGGGATCTTCACCGTGCCGCACGCCCTGGCGCAACCCCGGCACCAGTGACCACCACCAGGGGTGCCGACTGCTCGCC from the Thermorudis peleae genome contains:
- the serA gene encoding phosphoglycerate dehydrogenase, whose protein sequence is MTTVRLALDLDGVLTEHPAPLAQAANQALGMELPDTAFVDSHGCNVPEAVRLWVYGPGGPASLLKPAPHAQLWLRRLIETLGRDNVWIITARPERSRPVTEAWLHEHNFPACQLYFVEDKVAQARQLGVTHAIEDSLRHAQRYAQAGITCFLLTNEPAPAGESPFIVRVPDLATACRTLLGLDTPLSTDGNEHGRRKRIVISDVIDARARERLAAEAEIIDVDGRDRDALFAALRDADALVVRSETRVTREVIAAAPRLRVIARAGTGVDNIDVDAATEAGILVLNAPGANAVSAGEHTIALLLAISRCIPDANASTHAGRWERKRFKPFDLKGKTVGIVGLGRVGSVVAQRLRAFEMRLLGYDPYITRERFTQLGVEPVDYETLLETADIVTFHVPATPETHHMLNAAAIARMKPGAIVINAARGEVVDVDALADALKRGHLAAAAVDVFPEEPAYTSPLFGLPNVVLTPHIGGSSKEALAAIGDIISTTTLAALRGEIVPNAVNLPAASLHAPELQRLTQVAEAAGTLIAVLQPELPSTFHVLVRGQVPQDVAEHVTAVALSTALRRWSDRRVTPVNARLVAQELALAVSLHFDPTATTIPDFSIEVDGETPHRVTIRWDRKDAGIMEVDRFTLERPLAGHMLITHHRDRPGIVGRIGMILGRYEVNIAGMQVGRHHRGGDAIMVLNVDDPIPEEALEEIRQIPDIATAYVVSLPQPQPLVTTRSVRVLTSSADD
- the glgA gene encoding glycogen synthase, whose amino-acid sequence is MSTPGAVTFFTNEYPPHVYGGAGVHVAELTRALSRLLTVEVRCFGDQQLETERLRVRGYPAWEAVARPADPRFAGAFDALSRTLLMVKDRPLGELVHCHTWYTDLAGFLAKLLWETPLVVTIHSLEPLRPWKAEQLGAAYRVSSWMERTGIEHADAVIAVSAATRADVLRLFAVAPERVHVIHNGIDPTVYHKVEETAALMRYGVDPGRPYVLFVGRMTRQKGLPYLLDAVPYLDPGIQVVLCAGKPDTPEIGQEVASKVAALQATRPGVIWIQAMLPREELLQLYSHAAVFCCPSIYEPFGLINLEAMACEVPVVASAVGGIPEVVVDGETGILVPVTIDPDTLTPVDPDGFARGLAEAINRLVVDSTLRRQMGQRGRRRVEEQFSWDAIARQTLALYRQVLAGARR
- a CDS encoding VIT1/CCC1 transporter family protein; the protein is MAVSVREAEQKASSRHPWWWSLVPGLRQGVRHGEDPAELEQRFILQVVQPALVGLMDGSVSTLAPIFASAYATGRPHVAFVVGLAAAVGAAISMGFAEALSDTGELTGRGGPVQRGVITGASTFVGGILHTLPFLIPVLHLALVSAYIVVGVELIAIALIRYRFFKMPMLKSVIQVIVGGALVFAAGVLIGNS